Genomic DNA from Myxococcota bacterium:
CGCGCACGACCGTCACGGCTAGACTGCCGCCATGAGCGCCCGCCTCCCCCGACGCTTGCTGCTCGGCCCCGGCCCCTCGAACGTGCACCCGCGGGTCCTCGAAGCGATGTCGCAGCCGCTGGTCGGCCACCTCGACCCCGCCTTCCTCGGGCTGCTCGATCAGGTGCAGGCCGATCTGCGCCTGCTCTTCGGCACCGAGAACCCGTTCACGCTCCCGCTTTCCGCGACCGGAAGCGCGGGGATGGAAGCCTGTCTCGTGAATCTGCTCGAACGCGGAGATCGGCTGCTCGTGGGCGTCTCTGGCGTCTTCGGCGAGCGCATGTGCGAGGTCGCCCGACGCGCAGGAGCCGAGGTCTCACGCGTCGACGCCGAGCCCGGCACGCCCCTGGATCCAGACGCCATGGCCGAGGCCCTGCGGCGCGTCCGGCCGAAGGTCGTCGCCTTCGTCCACGCGGAGACCTCCACCGGGGTGTGCCAGCCGGTGGAACCGATCGCCGACGCCGCCCGCGAAGTGGGGGCGCTCGTCGTGCTCGACTGCGTGACGTCGCTGGCCGGGCTGCCGGTCGAGCTCGACCGCTGGGGCGTCGCCGCCGCGTACTCCGGCACCCAGAAGTGTCTCTCCTGCCCGCCTGGGCTGTCTCCCGTGAGCTTCAGCGACGCGGCCCTCGAGGTGGTTCGCGAGCGGCAGCAACCGGTCCAGAGCTGGTTCCTCGACACGGGTCTTTTGGCCGGGTACTTCGGGGGCGAGCGCGTCTACCACCACACCGCGCCCGTGACCGCGGTGATGGGCCTCGCCGAGGGCCTGCGCCTCGTACTCGAGGAGGGGCTCGATGCGCGCACGGCGCGACACCGAACGGCGGCGGAGCAGCTGATCGACGGTGTCGGCGAGCTCGGCTTCGAGCCCCTCGTCGACGAGGACTACCGACTGCCGATGCTCACCACCCTGCGCCTGCCCGCGGCCGTGCGAAAGGCGGGTGAGGCCGAGCTCCGCCGCAGCCTCCTCGACCGCTACGGCATCGAGGTCGGCGGTGGGCTCGGGAAGCTCGCCGGGCAGATCTGGCGAGTCGGCCTGATGGGCGAAAACGCCCGTGTGATCAACGTCGAAGCCCTGCTCTTCGCGCTTCGGCGCGAGCTCGGCTAGCGCACCGCTTCCTCGCCTCGCAGGACGCCCTGGTTGACTGGCTCTGGCCTCCTGGGGTATCAAGCTCCGCACAATCGAATAGAACTCGGAGAGGGTGTTCTCCCTGCGACACGCGGGTGCGTGAAGCAAGGGGACGGCGCTCCCCGCCGGGCTCGGGACCTTCGGGTATACGGGCCATGGCAGAGGGCGCTGCGGGAAGCCGGTGAGAATCCGGCGCGAGCCCGTCGCTGTGACCGGGGACGAACGTCGCACGATGCCACTGGCCATTCCGGCCGGGAAGGCGCGGCGCTCGGCTGATCCGGGAGCCAGAAGACCGGCCCTCTCCGCTGGCCTGCTCTTCTTCGGGGCACGAGAAGACTCGCCGCGCGTGGCAACAGCCGCGCGCGCCGTTCTCTCGCCCACGTTCCGGATGGAGCGGGCCTCCCGAACCGGCGCTCGACTGCAGCGCCACGGAGGATCCGATGCTGTCCAAGTACCTGGGAACCGTTGTCACGTTCGTTGCCCTGTTGCCCCTCACCGCGAGCGCTGTAGGCGTCATCGACTTCGAGGACGTCGGCGGCGGCTTGGCCCCTCAGAGCTTCTACAACGGCTCGGATGGCGCGGGCGGCTTCAGCAGTGGTGGAGCGGACTTCACCAACTCCTTCACCGATTTCGGGGGCGGTTTCGTCGGCTGGGACGGCTTTGCCTACTCGAACGTGGTGGATACGACCACGCCAGGCCTTGCGAACCAGTACGCCGCCTTCCCCGGCTCCGGGGTCGGGTCCAGCGCGAGCTACGGCGTCGCGTTCCCGAGTGGCTCGGGCTTGCCCGGCGTGTCGACGATTACCCTCTCGA
This window encodes:
- a CDS encoding alanine--glyoxylate aminotransferase family protein; the protein is MSARLPRRLLLGPGPSNVHPRVLEAMSQPLVGHLDPAFLGLLDQVQADLRLLFGTENPFTLPLSATGSAGMEACLVNLLERGDRLLVGVSGVFGERMCEVARRAGAEVSRVDAEPGTPLDPDAMAEALRRVRPKVVAFVHAETSTGVCQPVEPIADAAREVGALVVLDCVTSLAGLPVELDRWGVAAAYSGTQKCLSCPPGLSPVSFSDAALEVVRERQQPVQSWFLDTGLLAGYFGGERVYHHTAPVTAVMGLAEGLRLVLEEGLDARTARHRTAAEQLIDGVGELGFEPLVDEDYRLPMLTTLRLPAAVRKAGEAELRRSLLDRYGIEVGGGLGKLAGQIWRVGLMGENARVINVEALLFALRRELG